The following proteins come from a genomic window of Panicum hallii strain FIL2 chromosome 8, PHallii_v3.1, whole genome shotgun sequence:
- the LOC112903569 gene encoding uncharacterized protein LOC112903569: protein MGLDISKMLTPSKAPFYSIVPGNAATPISSVTQPVTFGTKENYRTEYIKFKVANFESSYHTILGRPALAKFMVVPHYVYLLLKMPGKIGVPTFHCDLKKLYDCDQEAIAYASTTRVPEPSSEVSQPRNSSPSQRW, encoded by the coding sequence ATGgggctggacatctccaagatgctcaccccaagCAAGGCTCCATTCTACAGCATCGTTCCAGGAAATGCGGCTACACCGATTAGTTCGGTAACACAACCAGTTACCTTTGGGACAAAGGAAAACTACCGTacggagtacatcaagttcaagGTGGCGAACTTCGAGTCCTCATACCACACCATCCTCGGTAGACCTGctctggccaaattcatggtcgTACCCCATTACGTCTacctacttctcaagatgccggGCAAGATAGGGGTACCCACCTTCCAttgcgacttgaagaagttgtaCGACTGCGATCAAGAGGCAATCGCGTACGCCTCGACTACACGCGTGCCAGAACCTTCATCTGAAGTTTCACAGCCACGCAACAGCTCTCCTAGTCAGAGATGGTGA